Proteins from one Setaria italica strain Yugu1 chromosome V, Setaria_italica_v2.0, whole genome shotgun sequence genomic window:
- the LOC101777729 gene encoding 16.6 kDa heat shock protein produces MSLVRSGGNVFDPLSLDFWASADPLGVVRPLAEQCPVLTNVRVDWKETPDAHVFRADLPGVKKDAARVEVEDGGVLVISGERAREEAGEGEAWRLVERSSGGFRRRFRLPRGARLDQVRASMEDGVLTVTVPKEEAKKPQVRAVEISG; encoded by the coding sequence ATGTCGCTGGTGCGGAGCGGCGGCAACGTGTTCGACCCTCTGTCGCTGGACTTCTGGGCGTCGGCCGACCCTCTGGGCGTGGTGCGGCCGCTGGCGGAGCAGTGCCCCGTGCTCACCAACGTGCGCGTGGACTGGAAGGAGACCCCCGACGCGCACGTGTTCAGGGCCGACCTCCCGGGGGTCAAGAAGGACGCCGCCAGGGTCGAGGTGGAGGACGGCGGCGTGCTGGTGATCAGCGGCGAGCGCGCCagggaggaggccggggagggcGAGGCGTGGCGTCTCGTCgagcgcagcagcggcgggtTCCGGCGCCGGTTCCGCCTCCCGCGCGGAGCGAGGCTGGACCAGGTGCGCGCGTCCATGGAGGACGGCGTGCTCACCGTCACCGTGCCCAAGGAGGAGGCCAAGAAGCCGCAGGTCAGGGCCGTCGAGATCTCCGGCTGA